A single region of the Moorena sp. SIOASIH genome encodes:
- a CDS encoding ATP-binding protein produces MDKQTIDSIQYLRYQAASLLVYQSVLSEGVGLAFLKLLEAMVNSDVDDISCLKAYGDWFQGLANKNESWQDYLFRKILRADNSFTRQVQGSELETLPPALVEAARHDLQALQNIYNCSSKQLCKWVKRASVLPVELVPWNCESSQSRSGADQSDKRSRWQGELQAKLNNLDNWADGLEAIAAYYREFGTGIFADYQGFRWQSGQLLGIANPDPIRLSELVGYELARTQLLKNTEFLLKGYRALNVLLYGSRGSGKSSLVKALLNEYGERGLRIIEVPKSEMIDLPVITEQLQDQPQKFIIFIDDLSFEEDNDSYKALKVILEGNLTARPANVVVYATSNRRHLIREFFEDRPRPSNEEVHGWDTVHEKLSFSDRFGLTLTFEKADQKTYLKIVQHLATLAQIPLEPSEIRPRALQWAIRANGFSGRTARQFVDFLRAEELGSRESGVGSREQGTGNREQGTGI; encoded by the coding sequence GTGGATAAACAAACGATTGATTCAATTCAATACCTCCGCTACCAAGCTGCATCTTTGCTAGTTTATCAATCAGTATTGAGTGAAGGAGTAGGTTTAGCTTTTTTGAAACTATTAGAAGCTATGGTGAACAGTGATGTGGATGACATCAGTTGTTTAAAGGCTTATGGTGACTGGTTTCAAGGGTTAGCTAACAAAAACGAAAGTTGGCAAGATTATCTGTTTAGGAAAATCCTGAGGGCTGATAATTCCTTTACCAGGCAAGTTCAAGGTTCTGAATTAGAAACATTACCCCCAGCATTGGTAGAGGCAGCTCGTCATGACTTACAAGCTTTACAAAATATCTATAATTGCAGCAGTAAACAACTTTGTAAGTGGGTCAAAAGAGCATCTGTTTTACCAGTTGAACTGGTGCCTTGGAATTGTGAGTCAAGTCAATCCAGGTCGGGAGCTGACCAGAGTGATAAACGTAGTCGATGGCAAGGGGAGCTGCAAGCTAAACTAAACAATTTAGACAATTGGGCTGATGGCTTGGAGGCGATCGCGGCATACTATCGAGAATTTGGTACTGGAATTTTTGCTGACTATCAGGGGTTTCGTTGGCAATCGGGTCAGTTGCTTGGTATTGCCAATCCAGATCCGATTAGACTCAGTGAGCTGGTGGGCTATGAATTGGCGCGGACGCAATTGCTCAAGAATACAGAGTTTCTGCTGAAAGGCTACCGAGCCCTGAATGTATTACTTTACGGTAGTCGCGGTTCAGGTAAGTCTTCTTTGGTCAAGGCTTTATTAAATGAATACGGTGAGCGGGGATTGCGAATTATTGAAGTCCCGAAATCAGAGATGATCGATTTACCGGTGATTACAGAGCAATTGCAAGACCAGCCTCAAAAATTTATTATCTTTATCGATGATTTATCCTTTGAAGAGGATAATGATTCCTACAAAGCCTTAAAGGTAATCTTGGAAGGGAATTTAACGGCACGACCTGCTAATGTTGTGGTCTACGCCACCTCTAATCGACGACACTTGATTCGAGAATTCTTTGAAGACCGTCCTCGTCCTAGCAATGAAGAAGTCCATGGTTGGGATACGGTTCACGAGAAACTCTCCTTTAGCGATCGCTTTGGCTTAACCCTAACCTTTGAGAAAGCTGACCAGAAAACCTACTTGAAGATTGTCCAACATCTAGCTACCCTAGCCCAAATCCCCCTTGAGCCTAGTGAGATCAGACCTCGTGCCTTACAGTGGGCAATCCGAGCCAATGGTTTCTCTGGTAGAACAGCACGACAGTTTGTTGATTTTTTACGAGCAGAGGAATTAGGGAGTCGGGAGTCGGGAGTCGGGAGTCGGGAGCAGGGAACAGGGAACAGGGAACAGGGAACAGGGATCTAG
- a CDS encoding HhoA/HhoB/HtrA family serine endopeptidase, giving the protein MSLSLKQLTVYLTLLGLGGGAGVLGSRYLMAEQEVIRRPQIVPAVLQPFTPQRSTVAPQKNLNFIAKAVEKVGPAVVRIDAARQVSRDIPQPFQNPFFRRFFGDDLPMPQPRIEQGTGSGFILSSDGRLITNAHVVEGTEEVKVTLKDGRSFDGQVVGTDPVTDVAVVKIEATDLPTVNLGKAENLTPGEWAIAIGNPLGLDNTVTVGIISALGRSSSQVGVPEKRVSFIQTDAAINPGNSGGPLLNAIGEVVGINTAIRANAQGLGFAIPVETAERIANQLFSKGKVEHPYLGIQMVTLTPDLREKINLDENFDIKVNQDDGVLIVRVVPGSPAQRAGFKSGDIIKTVASKPVKNATEVQQGVEASEVGAQLEVEVLRNGKTKLITVRPGAFPMDN; this is encoded by the coding sequence ATGAGTTTATCCCTAAAGCAGCTAACCGTTTATCTGACATTGCTGGGCTTGGGCGGAGGTGCAGGGGTTTTGGGTAGTCGCTATCTCATGGCAGAGCAAGAGGTAATCAGACGCCCACAAATCGTTCCAGCAGTATTACAACCATTCACGCCACAACGATCAACGGTTGCACCCCAGAAAAACCTGAATTTCATTGCTAAAGCTGTAGAAAAAGTAGGTCCGGCAGTAGTGAGAATCGATGCCGCCCGTCAGGTATCACGGGATATCCCACAACCCTTCCAAAATCCCTTCTTTAGGCGCTTTTTTGGGGATGACCTGCCCATGCCACAACCGCGCATCGAGCAAGGCACCGGCTCAGGGTTTATCCTCAGCTCCGATGGACGCTTGATTACCAATGCCCACGTTGTAGAAGGCACAGAGGAAGTTAAAGTCACCCTAAAAGACGGTCGCAGCTTTGACGGTCAAGTAGTAGGCACTGACCCAGTCACCGATGTAGCCGTAGTCAAAATTGAAGCAACAGACTTGCCCACAGTCAACTTGGGTAAGGCGGAGAATTTGACTCCAGGAGAATGGGCGATCGCTATTGGTAATCCCCTCGGTTTAGATAATACTGTAACGGTTGGTATCATCAGTGCCTTAGGGCGCTCCAGTTCCCAGGTCGGGGTTCCTGAAAAACGGGTCAGCTTTATCCAAACTGATGCCGCCATTAACCCTGGTAATTCTGGTGGTCCGTTGTTGAATGCCATTGGTGAAGTGGTTGGGATTAACACCGCTATTCGAGCCAATGCCCAAGGCTTAGGGTTTGCGATCCCCGTGGAAACTGCGGAACGGATTGCTAATCAACTATTTTCTAAAGGTAAAGTTGAGCATCCTTACCTAGGCATTCAGATGGTGACCTTGACCCCAGACTTGAGAGAAAAAATTAATCTCGACGAAAACTTTGACATTAAAGTCAACCAAGATGATGGGGTTTTAATCGTCCGGGTGGTGCCAGGCTCCCCCGCCCAGAGAGCTGGTTTCAAATCAGGAGATATCATTAAAACCGTTGCGTCGAAACCAGTTAAAAATGCCACTGAGGTTCAGCAGGGTGTAGAAGCCTCAGAGGTTGGTGCCCAGTTAGAGGTGGAAGTGCTTCGTAACGGTAAGACTAAATTAATCACCGTGCGACCAGGGGCTTTTCCAATGGATAATTGA
- the dnaK gene encoding molecular chaperone DnaK has protein sequence MAKVVGIDLGTTNSCVAVMEGGKPTVIANAEGFRTTPSVVAYAKNGDRLVGQIAKRQAVMNPENTFYSVKRFIGRRYSEVTNEATEVSYKTLKVGDNVKLDCPAQGKQFAPEEISAQVLRKLVDDASKYLGETVTQAVITVPAYFNDSQRQATKAAGKIAGVEVLRIINEPTAASLAYGLDKKSNETILVFDLGGGTFDVSILEVGDGVFEVLATSGDTHLGGDDFDKKIVDHLAAEFQKTEGIDLRKDKQALQRLTEAAEKAKIELSSVMQADINLPFITATQEGPKHLDMTLTRGQFEDICSDLIDRCRIPVENAIKDAKLDKSAIDEVVLVGGSTRIPAVQQVVKKVLGKDPNQTVNPDEVVAVGAAIQGGVLAGEVKDILLLDVTPLSLGVETLGGVMTKLIPRNTTVPTKKSETFSTAVDGQTNVEIHVLQGEREMSSDNKSLGTFRLDGIPPAPRGVPQIEVTFDIDANGILNVTAKDKGTGKEQSINITGASTLSDQEVDRMVKDAEANAEADKDRREKIDRKNQADSLTYQAEKQIKELDDKLPAADKEKIEGLIKDLREAIGEEDDEKIKTLTPELQQALYSVSANLYQQAEGAAQATDAGTPGSDAGASGSSGGDDVIDAEFSESK, from the coding sequence ATGGCAAAAGTTGTTGGAATTGACTTAGGTACAACAAACTCCTGTGTAGCAGTAATGGAAGGTGGTAAACCCACGGTTATTGCTAATGCAGAAGGTTTTCGGACAACCCCTTCAGTCGTAGCTTATGCCAAAAATGGCGATCGCTTAGTGGGTCAAATCGCTAAGCGTCAGGCGGTGATGAACCCCGAAAACACATTCTATTCAGTCAAACGCTTCATTGGACGTAGATACAGTGAAGTCACCAACGAGGCTACCGAAGTATCTTACAAAACTCTCAAGGTTGGTGATAATGTCAAGCTAGATTGCCCAGCTCAAGGAAAGCAATTTGCGCCAGAAGAGATATCAGCTCAGGTGCTGCGCAAGCTGGTTGATGATGCTAGCAAGTATCTTGGGGAAACAGTTACCCAAGCCGTAATTACTGTGCCAGCTTACTTCAATGACTCCCAGCGTCAAGCTACTAAGGCAGCGGGTAAGATTGCTGGGGTTGAAGTGCTGCGGATTATCAACGAACCCACCGCAGCCTCTCTGGCTTATGGTTTAGACAAGAAGAGCAATGAAACTATCCTGGTGTTTGACTTGGGTGGTGGTACCTTTGACGTCTCTATTCTAGAAGTAGGTGACGGGGTGTTTGAAGTGTTAGCTACCTCTGGTGACACTCACCTCGGTGGTGATGACTTTGATAAGAAAATTGTTGATCACCTAGCGGCAGAGTTCCAAAAGACAGAAGGGATTGACCTACGTAAGGACAAGCAAGCTCTACAACGTCTAACTGAAGCCGCAGAGAAAGCCAAGATTGAGTTGTCTAGCGTTATGCAAGCTGACATTAACTTGCCTTTCATCACGGCTACCCAAGAAGGGCCTAAGCACCTGGATATGACCTTGACTAGGGGTCAGTTTGAAGATATTTGCTCTGACTTAATCGACCGTTGCCGCATTCCGGTAGAGAATGCCATCAAGGATGCCAAACTCGACAAGAGTGCCATTGATGAGGTGGTCTTGGTTGGTGGTTCTACTCGGATCCCTGCAGTGCAACAGGTGGTCAAGAAGGTACTTGGCAAAGACCCTAACCAAACCGTTAACCCAGATGAAGTGGTAGCGGTAGGTGCTGCTATCCAAGGTGGTGTATTGGCTGGTGAAGTCAAGGATATCCTACTGTTGGATGTCACCCCCTTGTCCTTGGGTGTGGAAACTCTCGGTGGCGTGATGACCAAACTGATTCCCCGCAACACCACTGTCCCCACCAAGAAGTCAGAAACCTTTTCTACTGCTGTGGATGGTCAGACCAACGTAGAAATCCATGTTCTGCAGGGTGAGCGGGAAATGTCCTCTGACAACAAGAGTCTGGGAACTTTCAGATTGGATGGTATTCCCCCTGCACCCCGTGGCGTGCCTCAGATTGAGGTAACCTTTGATATTGATGCCAACGGTATCCTGAATGTTACCGCTAAGGACAAGGGCACTGGTAAGGAACAGTCGATCAACATTACTGGTGCGTCTACCCTATCTGATCAGGAAGTAGACCGGATGGTGAAGGATGCTGAAGCTAATGCAGAGGCTGACAAAGACCGTCGTGAGAAGATTGACCGTAAGAACCAAGCTGATTCTCTTACCTACCAGGCCGAGAAACAGATTAAAGAACTGGATGATAAATTGCCAGCAGCTGATAAGGAGAAGATCGAAGGTTTGATCAAGGACCTGCGAGAGGCAATTGGCGAAGAGGATGATGAGAAAATCAAGACTCTAACCCCTGAGTTACAACAAGCTCTCTACAGTGTTAGTGCTAACCTCTATCAACAAGCTGAGGGGGCTGCTCAGGCTACCGATGCTGGCACACCAGGCTCTGATGCTGGTGCTTCTGGTAGCTCTGGTGGTGATGATGTCATCGACGCTGAGTTTTCTGAAAGCAAGTAG